A window from Purpureocillium takamizusanense chromosome 3, complete sequence encodes these proteins:
- the SHM2 gene encoding Glycine hydroxymethyltransferase (COG:H~EggNog:ENOG503NVHZ), producing MSSDYALSASHKEMLEKSLVDSDPEVASIMKDEIQRQRESIVLIASENITSRAVFDALGSPMSNKYSEGYPGARYYGGSQHIDQIESLCQKRALEAFHLDAEKWGVNVQCLSGSPANLQVYQALMPPHGRLMGLDLPHGGHLSHGYQTPQRKISAVSTYFETFPYRVNLETGIIDYDQLEQNAVLYRPKVLVAGTSAYCRLIDYERMRKIADLVGAYFVVDMAHISGLIAAEVIPTPFKYADIVTTTTHKSLRGPRGAMIFFRKGVRSVDAKTGKETLYDLENPINFSVFPGHQGGPHNHTITALAVALKQAQSPDYKAYQQQVVANAKTLENTFKSLGQKLVADGTDSHMVLIDLRQHSLDGARVEAVLEQINIACNKNSIPGDKSALTPCGIRIGTPAMTSRGFGEKDFERVAKYIDESIKICKDVQGALPKEANKLKDFKAKVASGEVSRINELRKEISAWTSAFPLPVEGWRLDAGL from the exons ATGTCTTCCGACTACGCCCTGTCTGCGTCTCACAAGGAG ATGCTGGAGAAGTCTCTGGTCGACTCCGACCCCGAGGTCGCCTCCATCATG AAGGACGAgatccagcgccagcgcgagTCCATCGTGCTCATCGCTTCCGAGAACATCACCTCGCGGGCTGTCTTCGACGCTCTCGGCTCCCCCATGTCCAACAAGTACTCCGAGGGCTACCCCGGCGCCCGCTActacggcggcagccagcacaTTGACCAGATCGAGTCGCTGTGCCAGAAGCGTGCTCTCGAGGCCTTCCACCTCGATGCCGAGAAGTGGGGTGTCAACGTCCAGTGCCTGTCCGGCAGCCCTGCCAATCTGCAGGTCTACCAGGCCCTCATGCCCCCCCACGGCCGTCTCATGGGCTTGGACCTCCCCCACGGTGGCCACTTGAGCCACGGCTACCAGACTCCTCAGCGGAA GATCTCTGCCGTCTCCACATACTTTGAGACCTTCCCCTACCGTGTCAACCTCGAGACTGGCATCATCGACTACGACCAGCTCGAGCAGAACGCCGTCCTGTACCGCCCCAAGGTTCTCGTCGCCGGTACCTCGGCCTACTGCCGCCTCATCGACTACGAGCGCATGCGCAAGATTGCGGACCTCGTTGGCGCGTAtttcgtcgtcgacatggcccACATCTccggcctcatcgccgccgaggtcatcCCCACCCCCTTCAAGTACGCCgacatcgtcaccaccacgacccACAAGTCGCTCCGTGGCCCCCGTGGCGCCATGATCTTCTTCCGCAAGGGCGTTCGCTCCGTCGAtgccaagacgggcaaggagACCCTCTACGATCTCGAGAACCCCATCAACTTCTCCGTCTTCCCCGGCCACCAGGGCGGCCCCCACAACCACACCATCactgccctcgccgtcgccctgaAGCAGGCTCAGTCCCCCGACTACAAGGCCTACCAGCAACAGGTCGTTGCCAACGCCAAGACCCTTGAGAACACCTTCAAGAGCCTCGGCCAaaagctcgtcgccgacggcactGACAGCCACATGGTCCTGATCGACCTCCGCCAGCACagtctcgacggcgcccgcgtcgaggccgtcctcgagcagaTCAACATCGCCTGCAACAAGAACTCCATCCCTGGCGACAAGAGCGCCCTGACCCCTTGCGGCATCCGCATCGGAACGCCGGCCATGACCAGCCGTGGCTTCGGCGAGAAGGACTTTGAGCGCGTCGCCAAGTACATTGACGAGAGCATCAAGATCTGCAAGGATGTCCAGGGCGCTCTGCCCAAGGAGGccaacaagctcaaggacttcaaggccaaggtggcCAGCGGCGAGGTTTCCCGCATCAACGAGCTCCGCAAGGAGATTTCGGCCTGGACCAGCGCCTTCCCCCTCCCTGTTGAGGGCtggcgcctcgacgccggcctctAG
- the NAB3 gene encoding nuclear polyadenylated RNA-binding protein 3 (EggNog:ENOG503NVSM~COG:A): MTEPAEAEVQATANLSPVSPAPVHTATPLVVPALQDTVDTIDAMVAAAATLAEPNGVANDAPPVEPAVFGDTALGGDGPADVVDNDSFNDPYGDDTNNAAPEATVPPPQAEVVDNDDYAKTFDSPIEPEEGDGQDTEQDVSEQLAESNVVSASPSDHLTADHASEPVHDAVAHVPAGPAAQDSPAPTADEQAASLSGAQSDPAAGTFGLTQPSVGTQEQAGTSSVAPSDVPAQHDPTTSETQDPGVDIQQLMADLTSPPTAPSADAASVMPPAGGVEADQSASLAPLTPSTALPSSSTLPPRPPMPLPTPQSYGAQHQAHPSTPSGTAVPSVPSQPLSHATGPPGSSSDGPVGLPAPPAGAVSTPSFHAQAALGQPGDGRQEDDYQRQWDQFMADERQYMSEAKWDRFPEGSRIFIGNLSSDKVSKRDVFDVFHRFGRLAQISLKSAYGFVQYHTVDEGHQAMEHLQGIEIKGRRIHLEISRAQEKSKKERNRSPDRGRGRRGDKRNQNRDDYRPGRNQSPRRGDYHAREEGYGRDAGSYESGRGGRGRSRSPGYVRNDRDSYRRRSPSPYGRSRREPELDLPRRYGADVPDVQIIMQPDVSRDFATWVEGGFRAKGLKTEVMYLHPRFPKDQVIQRQAAEGVHGVVDLDMRAQSLGRIPVQAFDRSGGGNNIRFDQYVDLDPGTAAEVIARAKSSAAPSYGQAYGAPPGYGNPNPYAPPHQHPAHGGGYPAPQHASPYPPQQPGQPGAPDIASLVGQVDNATLQRLLSSMQGGQGPAPGAPAGYGVNPPGPPANQQVDIQAILGSLGGQASAQSAPPQGQYGAAYGTPAPGAHNGASANDPAAQAQVQNIMAQLARYRQ; this comes from the exons ATGACAGAGCCGGCCGAAGCAGAAGTCCAGGCCACCGCGAATTTGTCTCCAGTATCGCCTGCGCCGGTCCACACAGCTACCCCCCTCGTGGTGCCTGCGCTGCAGGACACCGTCGACaccatcgacgccatggtcgctgccgcggcgacgctcgccgaGCCAAACGGCGTGGCCAACGACGCGCCTCCCGTCGAGCCGGCCGTTTTCGGTGACactgccctcggcggcgatggcccTGCCGATGTAGTAGATAATGACAGCTTCAACGACCcgtacggcgacgacaccaaCAACGCCGCTCCCGAAGCCACCGTACCACCGCCACAGGCAGAGGTCGTTGACAATGACGACTATGCCAAGACGTTCGACTCTCCCATCGAACCGGAGGAAGGGGACGGACAAGACACCGAACAAGATGTATCAGAGCAGCTGGCAGAATCCAACGTTGTGTCGGCTTCGCCGTCCGATCACTTGACCGCCGACCACGCATCAGAACCTGTCCATGACGCCGTTGCGCATGTCCCAGCTGGCCCGGCTGCCCAAGACTCCCCCGCTCCAACAGCGGATGAGCAGGCGGCGTCTCTATCCGGAGCACAGTCGGATCCTGCCGCCGGCACGTTCGGTCTCACACAGCCGTCGGTCGGTACCCAGGAGCAGGCCGGCACCTCGTCCGTGGCCCCGTCCGACGTCCCAGCGCAGCATGACCCCACAACTTCGGAGACGCAAGATCCCGGAGTTGACATCCAACAGCTCATGGCTGATCTGACATCTCCTCCAACTGCGCCCAGCGCCGATGCGGCCTCGGTGATGCCGCCTGCAGGTGGCGTTGAGGCCGACCAGTCCGCGAGCCTTGCCCCCTTGACCCCGTCCActgccttgccctcgtcTTCTACTCTTCCACCGAGACCACCTATGCCGCTTCCGACACCGCAGTCCTATGGAGCCCAGCACcaagcccatccatccactccgagcggcaccgccgtgccGTCTGTTCCCTCTCAGCCTTTGTCCCATGCCACTGGCCCACCAGGATCGTCCTCCGATGGCCCAGTCGGTCTTCCAGCCCCTCCGGCCGGGGCCGTGAGTACCCCATCTTTCCATGCTCAGGCCGCTCTCGGGCAACCAGGAGACGGCCGACAAGAGGACGACTATCAACGACAGTGGGACCAGTtcatggccgacgagcgcCAGTATATGTCAGAGGCCAAATGGGACCGCTTCCCGGAGGGATCCCGTATCTTCATTG GAAACCTGTCCAGTGACAAGGTCTCCAAGCGAGACGTGTTTGACGTGTTCCATAGATTCGGCAGGCTTGCTCAGATCTCTTTGAAGTCCGCTTACGGGTTCGTCCAGTACCACACTGTGGATGAAGGGCACCAGGCGATGGAGCATTTGCAGGGCATCGAGATCAAGGGACGCCGCATTC ACCTCGAGATATCCCGGGCTCAAGAAAAGTCGAAGAAGGAACGAAATCGCAGCCCAGACCGAGGTAGGGGGCGTCGAGGCGATAAGCGAAATCAAAATCGCGACGACTATCGACCGGGACGCAACCAAtctccgcgccgcggcgactaCCATGCACGAGAGGAGGGCTACGGTCGAGACGCTGGGTCCTACGAGTCAGGGCGAGGGGGACGCGGTCGCTCGCGCTCTCCAGGATACGTGCGAAACGATCGCGACTCGTACCGAAGGcgcagccccagcccatATGGTCGGTCTCGACGTGAGCCCGAGCTCGATTTGCCTCGGAGATACGGCGCCGATGTCCCCGACGTGCAGATCATCATGCAGCCAGACGTCAGCCGTGACTTTGCGACCTGGGTAGAGGGTGGCTTCAGAGCCAAGGGCCTCAAGACAGAGGTAATGTATCTACATCCGCGGTTCCCCAAAGACCAGGTCATTCAGCGGCAAGCCGCAGAAGGTGTACACGGCGTCGTGGACTTGGACATGCGCGCGCAAAGCCTCGGGCGGATCCCGGTCCAGGCCTTTGACCGGTCCGGCGGGGGCAACAACATTCGATTCGACCAATACGTCGACCTAGACCCCGGTACAGCCGCCGAGGTGATTGCACGGGCCAAGTCGTCCGCGGCCCCGAGCTACGGGCAGGCCTATGGCGCACCGCCCGGGTACGGGAACCCGAATCCGTACGCACCGCCGCACCAGCACCCGGCACACGGCGGTGGCTATCCCGCCCCGCAACATGCCAGCCCCTATCCACCACAACAGCCGGGCCAGCCTGGCGCACCAGATATTGCCAGCTTGGTAGGGCAGGTCGACAATGCCACATTGCAgcggctgctgtcgtcgaTGCAAGGAGGACAAGGGCCCGCCCCGGGGGCCCCGGCAGGCTACGGAGTCAAcccgcccgggccgccggccaacCAGCAGGTCGATATACAGGCCATCTTGGGCAGTCTTGGTGGCCAGGCTTCCGCGCAATCCGCTCCGCCTCAAGGGCAGTACGGAGCCGCGTATGGGACTCCGGCACCAGGCGCGCACAATGGCGCCAGCGCAAACGAcccggcggcccaggcgcaGGTGCAGAACATCATGGCTCAGCTGGCGAGATATCGACAGTGA
- a CDS encoding Glutaryl-CoA dehydrogenase (ETF) (EggNog:ENOG503NW16~COG:E): MFRYVARNVSRAGAKAPMRPMAHRSFASAGNKAAFDWQDPLASRNLLTEEELAIQETAERYCQERLQPRVLQAYRDEHYDPKILEEMGELGLLGANIEGYGCAGVSSVAGALITRAVERVDSGYRSGMSVQSSLVMGGIYEFGTEEQKQRLLPEMAKGKLLGAFGLTEPNHGSDPGSMESVAKPHPTKKGYYSLSGAKTWITNSPIADVLLVWAKLQETGKIRGFLVERKDCPPGTLETPAIKDKNGLRASITGMIQLDECPVPEANMFPEVEGLKGPFSCLNSARYGISMGVMGALEDSIARARTYALERKQFKGNPLAKYQLIQKKLADAATDASYGVLASIQVGRLKDEGKATPEMISMVKRQNCDTALRNARVLQEIFGGNAVSDEYAIGRHVANLFVTQTYEGQSDIHSLILGRAITGIQAFV, translated from the exons ATGTTCAGATACGTCGCGCGGAACGTCTCCAGAGCCGGCGCAAAGGCGCCGATGCGGCCAATGGCCCACCGGAGCTTCGCGTCGGCTGGCAACAAAGCTGCCTTTGACTGGCAGGACCCCCTTGCATCGCGAAACCTCTtgaccgaggaggagcttgcGATCCAGGAGACGGCAGAGAGGTATTGTCAGGAGCGGCTGCAGCCCCGCGTTCTGC AGGCGTACCGCGACGAGCACTACGATCCCAAGATTCTCGAGGAGATGGGTGAGCTCGGGCTGCTCGGCGCCAACATCGAGGGCTACGGCTGCGCGGGCGTGTCATcggtcgccggcgccctcatCACCCGCGCCGTGGAGCGTGTGGATTCTGGCTACCGGTCCGGCATGTCGGTGCAGTCCTCGCTGGTCATGGGCGGCATCTACGAGTTCGGAACGGAGGAGCAGAAGCAAAGGTTGCTGCCGGAGAtggccaagggcaagctcCTCGGTGCGTTTGGCCTGACGGAGCCCAACCATGGCAGCGACCCGGGCAGCATGGAGAGCGTCGCGAAGCCGCACCCGACCAAGAAGGGCTACTACTCGCTGAGCGGCGCCAAGACTTGGATCACGAACAGCCCCATCGCCGACGTCCTGCTCGTCTGGGCCAAGCTGCAGGAAACGGGCAAGATCCGCGGCTTCCTGGTCGAGCGAAAGGACTGCCCGCCAGGCACGCTGGAGACGCcggccatcaaggacaagaacGGGCTGCGAGCATCCATCACGGGTATGATCCAACTCGACGAATGCCCTGTGCCCGAGGCCAACATGTTccccgaggtcgagggcctcaagGGCCCCTTCAGCTGCCTCAACAGCGCCCGCTACGGCATCTCAAtgggcgtcatgggcgcGCTAGAGGACTCcattgcgcgcgcgcggacgTACGCGCTGGAACGCAAGCAATTCAAGGGCAACCCGCTGGCCAAGTACCAACTGATCCAGaagaagctggccgacgcggcgacggacgccTCATACGGCGTGCTGGCGTCCATCCAGGTGGGCCGCCTCAAGGATGAGGGCAAGGCGACGCCTGAGATGATCAGCATGGTCAAGCGGCAGAACTGCGACACGGCCCTCCGCAACGCGCGCGTGCTGCAGGAGATCTTTGGCGGCAACGCGGTGAGCGACGAGTATGCCATCGGCCGCCACGTGGCGAACTTGTTTGTGACGCAGACGTACGAGGGCCAGAGCGACATTCACA GTCTGATTTTGGGGCGCGCCATTACGGGTATCCAGGCGTTTGTTTAG
- the GUA1 gene encoding GMP synthase (glutamine-hydrolyzing) (COG:F~MEROPS:MER0045886~EggNog:ENOG503NUUQ), with protein sequence MSSNVEQAEVPHQAYDTILTLDFGSQVTHLITRRLRELNVYSEMLPCTTKLADLPFKPKGIILSGGPNSVYEKDAPHADPAFFELGVPILGICYGLQEIGWRLSKDNVIAGTEREYGYAELVPHRHNANVDRLFEGLHETETQVWMSHGDKLGKLPEGFVTIATTQNSPYAGIAHETKPIFGLQFHPEVTHSLRGKDMLKNFAVGICGANPNWNMSNFIDQEIVRIRKLVGDKAQVIGAVSGGVDSTVAAKLMKEAIGDRFHAVLVDNGVMRLNECKQVKETLQQHLGINLTVVDASQKFLGGLKGVEDPEKKRKFIGNTFIDIFEEEAIRIEKAAENTPNAGKVEWFLQGTLYPDVIESISFKGPSSTIKTHHNVGGLPQRMMDGQGLKLIEPLRELFKDEVRALGRQLGINEELVMRHPFPGPGIAIRIIGEVTPERVEIARKADHIFIGMIKEAGLYNKISQAYAGLLTNKMVGVMGDKREEGYIISLRAVVTTDFMTADAYPFDMEFVMKVARRIVNEVEGVANVEYNVTGKPPGTIEMQ encoded by the exons ATGTCTTCCAACgttgagcaggccgaggtgcCGCACCAGGCCTATGAC ACCATTCTGACACTGGACTTTGGCTCCCAAGTGACGCATCTCATCACGAggcgcctgcgcgagctcAAT GTCTACAGTGAGATGCTGCCGTGCACCACCAAGCTCGCCGACTTGCCCTTTAAGCCCAAGGGAATCATCCTGTCTGGCG GTCCCAACTCGGTCTATGAGAAGGACGCTCCTC ACGCGGATCCCGCATTCTTCGAGCTCGGAGTCCCGATTCTGGGCATCTGCTACGGTCTGCAGGAGATCGGGTGGCGACTAAGCAAGGACAACGTCATTGCCGGCACTGAGCGTGAATACGGCTACGCG GAACTCGTTCCTCACCGCCACAATGCAAATGTCGACCGCCTCTTCGAGGGCTTGCATGAGACCGAGACACAGGTCTGGATGAGCCACGGCGACAAGCTGGGCAAGCTGCCTGAGGGCTTCGTCACCATCGCTACGACGCAGAACTCACCCTATGCCGGCATTGCCCACGAGACCAAGCCCATCTTTGGCCTTCAGTTCCACCCCGAGGTCACCCACTCTCTGCGCGGCAAGGATATGCTCAAGAACTTTGCCGTCGGTATCTGCGGCGCCAATCCCAACTGGAACATGTCCAACTTCATCGACCAGGAGATTGTGCGCATCCGaaagctcgtcggcgacaaggcTCAGGTTATCGGCGCCGTGTCTGGTGGCGTCGATTCCACTGTTGCCGCCAAGCTGA TGAAGGAGGCGATTGGTGACCGCTTCCACGCCGTGCTCGTTGACAACGGCGTCATGCGTCTCAACGAATGCAAACAGGTCAAGGAAaccctgcagcagcatctcggcATCAACCTCACTGTCGTAGATGCGTCGCAAAAGTTCCTCGGGGGCTTgaagggcgtcgaggaccccgagaagaagcgcaagtTCATTGGCAACACCTTTATCGACATtttcgaggaggaggccatcaGGATagagaaggcggccgagaacacgcccaacgccggcaaggtcgagTGGTTCCTCCAGGGAACGCTATACCCGGATGTCATCGAGTCCATTTCCTTCAAGGGCCCGTCGTCTACGATCAAGACGCATCACaatgtcggcggcctgccgcAACgcatgatggatgggcagGGGCTGAAGCTGATTGAG CCTCTCAGAGAACTCTTCAAGGA TGAGGTCCGAGCCCTTGGCCGTCAACTGGGCATCAACGAGGAGCTCGTCATGAGGCACCCCTTCCCCGGTCCTGGCATCGCAATCCGCATTATTGGTGAAGTCACACCCGAGCGCGTCGAGATTGCCCGCAAGGCCGACCATATCTTCATCGGCATGATCAAGGAGGCCGGCCTCTACAATAAGATCAGCCAAGCCTACGCTGGCCTTCTCACCAATAAGATGGTTGGCGTCATGGGCGACAAGCGCGAGGAGGGCTACATCATCAGCCTTCGAGCTGTTGTCACGACCGATTTCATGACTGCTGACGCCTATCCGTTCGACATGGAGTTCGTCATGAAGGTCGCCCGCCGGATCGTAAACGAGGTTGAGGGAGTTGCCAACGTCGAGTACAACGTCACGGGAAAGCCACCAGGCACTATTGAGATGCAGTAG
- a CDS encoding Aminoacyl-tRNA hydrolase (COG:J~BUSCO:EOG09264PDD~EggNog:ENOG503P4XZ) has protein sequence MMISRLSPRAHVISWAIETFPAVFARHKRYSAFDSHLDQDAVAEARSWYRSFDASQLPKGNTTYARSSGPGGQHVNKTESKAISVYPVRELLSVMPSFLHGSVRASKYYTANNDALTFQAQTHRSRTANTDENRRKLMDEVTRMYRETTPAETSAEKKSKHKEIEKRFHEERINHKKKVSAKKQSRRGPPE, from the exons ATGATGATCTCACGTCTATCGCCGAGGGCACATGTGATAAGCTGGGCGATTGAAACATTTCCGGCTGTCTTTGCCAGGCACAAGCGATACTCAGCTTTTGATTCTCACCTCGACCAGGATGCTGTAGCAGAGGCGCGCTCATGGTATCGAAGCTTTGACGCCTCTCAACTCCCCAAAGGCAACACGACATATGCCAGATCCAGTGGACCTGGTGGTCAGCATGTGAACAA AACCGAAAGCAAGGCAATCTCCGTCTATCCAGTCCGAGAACTGCTCTCGGTGATGCCTTCGTTTTTACATGGCAGCGTCCGGGCATCCAAGTACTACACTGCCAACAACGATGCCCTCACGTTCCAAGCGCAGACTCATCGGTCGCGGACCGCAAACACGGACGAAAACAGGCGCAAACTCATGGACGAGGTGACGCGCATGTACCGTGAGACAACGCCCGCCGAGACGAGCGCCGAGAAGAAGTCCAAGCACAAGGAAAT CGAGAAGCGCTTCCACGAAGAGCGTATAAATcacaagaagaaggtgaGCGCTAAAAAGCAGTCTCGAAGAGGACCGCCCGAGTGA
- a CDS encoding uncharacterized protein (EggNog:ENOG503NZFG~COG:P~COG:Q~TransMembrane:8 (o22-43i109-128o148-165i177-201o207-226i238-257o263-280i415-439o)), whose product MGWPYGVPSLTHEEKLLRRETIDLYACIAHYSAFAPALLFLLYRLARRVPGLGGAARAREYEQVPGSPVAKASRLASSGSLARQWQKLAWWLRDDVFFRSVHWGQRDQWLLGLAWTTWLLALCVLDTGTDYFHLTKRFGAIAVSQFPIQYLLAIKPLNPYAWAFGSSHEEVNRYHRVLGRVIFVLLALHILFYNGYFFYAGIWLKRFFAPIVFCGVVAAAGILAIATTSTVAARQYSYRLFFITHLVAALFIPVLIFFHAPGLRLYIVETLVIFLVDLGVRRVTTIKAPSTLQIMSGTALVKVTSRIPRHKLASFQASPGLHIYLSVPPESRTADTPASQSGVFDYLYNPFTVAFNDEDDGSITLIARTREGPMTGVLSAFADAAATPGPTTETRTISLGIEGPYGSMAKHFDHLLHWGAARVLVIAGGVGATFAVPVFQALRSELPSAKVQLVWAVRSAGDAAWAVAAASADKTLLNDDSVQLYLTGGAGSDADGSQAGAVEMEPLRRAGGRLAAHSRRKRPDLGRIIDQAFSHGLEEPVAVLVCGPTEMTLEVRRRVRPWAMKGRRVWWHGESFGW is encoded by the exons atgggcTGGCCGTACGGCGTCCCCAGCCTCACCcacgaggagaagctgctccGCCGGGAGACAATTGACCTGTACGCCTGCATTGCGCACTACTCGGCCTTTGCCCCGGCGCTTCTCTTTCTCCTCTATCGTCTCGCACGCCGCGTCCCGGGCCTAggaggcgccgccagggccagaGAGTACGAGCAGGTCCCGGGCTCGCCCGTCGCAAAGgccagccgcctcgcctcgtcgggctcgcTCGCGCGACAGTGGCAGAAGCTCGCCTGGTGGCTGCGCGACGATGTATTCTTCCGCAGCGTACACTGGGGCCAGCGCGATCAGTGGCTTCTCGGCCTGGCGTGGACGACCTGGCTGCTTGCTCTGTGCGTGCTCGACACGGGCACAG ACTACTTCCATCTCACCAAGCGGTTCGGTGCTATTGCCGTCTCGCAGTTCCCCATCCAGTACCTCCTGGCGATCAAGCCGCTCAACCCATACGCCTGGGCGTTCGGCTCTTCGCACGAGGAGGTAAACCGCTACCATCGTGTGCTCGGGCGCGTCATCTTCGTGCTTCTCGCGCTGCACATTCTCTTCTACAACGGATACTTCTTCTACGCAGGCATCTGGCTGAAGCGCTTCTTCGCGCCCATTGTCTTTTGCGGTGTTGTCGCCGCGGCTGGtatcctcgccatcgcgacCACCTCTACCGTTGCAGCGAGGCAGTACTCGTACCGGCTCTTTTTCATCACGCATCTCGTGGCAGCTCTCTTTATTCCGGTGCTGATCTTCTTCCATGCGCCTGGCCTCAGGCTGTACATTGTCGAGACTCTAgtcatcttcctcgtcgatCTAGGAGTCCGCAGGGTCACGACTATcaaggcgccgtcgacgctccAGATCATGTCGggcaccgccctcgtcaaGGTCACGTCCAGGATCCCGCGTCATAAGCTCGCCTCGTTTCAGGCATCCCCCGGGCTGCACATCTATCTCAGTGTCCCGCCAGAGAGTCGCACGGCCGACACCCCGGCGTCCCAGTCCGGCGTTTTCGACTACCTCTACAACCCCTTCACTGTCGCATtcaacgacgaggatgacggcaGCATAACCCTCATCGCACGCACCAGAGAAGGACCAATGACCGGCGTGTTGAGCGCcttcgccgacgccgccgccacgcccggtCCCACGACCGAGACGCGCACGATATCCCTTGGCATCGAGGGCCCGTACGGCTCCATGGCCAAGCATTTCGACCATCTGCTTCACTGGGGTGCCGCCCGGGTCCTTGtcatcgcgggcggcgtcggcgcgacCTTTGCTGTCCCAGTCTTCCAGGCTTTGCGGAGCGAGCTGCCTTCGGCCAAGGTGCAGCTGGTCTGGGCCGTGCGCAgcgctggcgacgccgcctggGCCGTAGCGGCCGCATCCGCTGATAAGACTTTACTTAATGATGATAGCGTGCAGCTGTACctgacgggcggcgcaggctcCGACGCGGACGGCAGTCAGGCTGGCGCCGTGGAGATGGAGCccttgcgccgcgctggTGGCAGGCTGGCCGCGCACAGCCGCCGCAAGAGGCCGGACCTTGGCAGGATTATCGATCAGGCCTTCTCCCACGGGTTGGAGGAGCCGGTTGCGGTACTTGTTTGCGGCCCTACCGAGATGACTCTGGAAGTGAGGCGACGCGTGAGGCCGTGGGCCatgaaggggaggagggtttGGTGGCACGGCGAGAGTTTTGGGTGGTAA